The following proteins are co-located in the Solenopsis invicta isolate M01_SB chromosome 7, UNIL_Sinv_3.0, whole genome shotgun sequence genome:
- the LOC105193497 gene encoding cysteine-rich PDZ-binding protein has product MVCEKCEKKLGKVITPDPWKTGARNTTESGGRKVGENKALSAGKARFNPYTTKFEICRICRQKVHQVGSHYCQSCAYKKAICAMCGKKLMSTKNYKQSAT; this is encoded by the coding sequence ATGGTTTGCGAGAAGTGTGAAAAGAAATTGGGTAAGGTTATCACTCCAGATCCTTGGAAAACGGGCGCAAGGAATACAACAGAGAGCGGAGGTCGTAAGGTTGGTGAGAACAAGGCTCTTTCTGCGGGAAAAGCACGATTCAACCCATACACCACAAAATTCGAGATTTGTAGAATATGCAGGCAGAAGGTTCACCAAGTGGGATCCCATTATTGCCAGTCCTGTGCATATAAGAAAGCTATATGTGCTATGTGTGGCAAAAAACTGATGAGTACAAAGAATTATAAGCAGTCAGCTACATAA